Proteins encoded in a region of the Cheilinus undulatus linkage group 8, ASM1832078v1, whole genome shotgun sequence genome:
- the zgc:92606 gene encoding gamma-aminobutyric acid receptor-associated protein-like 1, with protein MGSQYQRSVPLEVRRAEGERVRAKHPDKIPIIVERAPRSRAPDLDKKKYLVPSDLTVGQLCFLIRQRVSLRPEEALFFFVNNSLPPSSSPLSAVYEEHHEEDLFLYMTYSNESVYGA; from the exons ATGGGTAGTCAGTACCAGCGTTCAGTACCACTGGAGGTgaggagagcagagggagaaagagTTCGGGCCAAGCATCCTGACAAGATACCG ATAATTGTGGAGAGGGCCCCAAGGTCACGAGCTCCCGATTTGGACAAGAAGAAATATCTAGTGCCCTCAGATTTAACag TGGGCCAGCTGTGCTTTCTGATCCGTCAGCGTGTGTCTTTGAGACCAGAGGAAGccctcttcttctttgtcaACAATTCCCTCCCCCCATCCAGctcccctctctctgctgtatATGAG GAACATCACGAAGAGGACCTGTTTCTCTACATGACATACAGTAATGAGAGTGTGTACGGTGCCTGA
- the si:dkey-26c10.5 gene encoding early activation antigen CD69 isoform X1, with protein sequence MEMHDIPVEGERKEEPEGASEPELKEAEAEVLVEEQDHDYAKLASPSENVYSEAYYGSPPVKIGEGKQTDGNVRLYRIACALLTLICLVLLLIIIILCMKPKAGSTDCPKRVETTAPSGSSVSTCTYEHCQALFPNVQLQYLGCRQCADGWLTFGRSCFFVSTYRLNWEDSQRNCSSRGGNLAIISSPEIQNYLTQTGNGLYWMGLRQRGRTWSWVNNSALKKSYWADATSSGDCGILDSEKPLEKNWIKASCRATTYFICQLMS encoded by the exons ATGGAGATGCATGACATCCCCGTcgagggagagagaaaagaagagccTGAAGGAGCCAGTGAACCAGAGCTAAAGGAGGCTGAAGCTGAAG TTCTAGTGGAAGAACAAGATCACGATTATGCTAAGCTGGCCAGTCCATCTGAGAATGTCTACTCTGAAGCATATTATGGATCCCCTCCTGTTAAAATTGGAGAAG GGAAACAGACAGACGGAAATGTACGCCTGTACCGCATTGCGTGTGCTCTCCTCACCCTAATCTGCCTGGTGCTACTGCTGATCATCATCATTCTCTGTATGAAAC CCAAAGCTGGATCAACAGATTGCCCCAAGAGAGTGGAAACCACAGCACCAAGCGGGAGCAGTGTTTCAACTTGCACCTACGAACACTGCCAGGCTCTGTTCCCAAACGTTCAGCTCCAAT ATCTAGGCTGCCGCCAGTGTGCTGACGGATGGCTGACATTTGGACGATCGTGCTTTTTCGTGTCCACCTACAGGCTGAACTGGGAAGATAGCCAAAGGAACTGCAGTTCTAGAGGAGGAAATCTGGCTATCATCTCCAGCCCAGAGATCCAG aaCTATCTGACCCAGACGGGGAACGGGCTGTACTGGATGGGGCTGAGACAGAGAGGTCGCACATGGTCCTGGGTCAACAACTCTGCCCTGAAAAAGAG TTACTGGGCAGATGCTACATCATCAGGAGACTGTGGGATACTCGACAGTGAAAAACCACTTGAGAAGAACTGGATCAAGGCATCCTGCCGAGCCACCACATACTTCATCTGTCAGCTGATGTCCTGA
- the si:dkey-26c10.5 gene encoding early activation antigen CD69 isoform X2: MYIKFCRSYGEDKKDEAKENLSSESALSVELQGEKGKQTDGNVRLYRIACALLTLICLVLLLIIIILCMKPKAGSTDCPKRVETTAPSGSSVSTCTYEHCQALFPNVQLQYLGCRQCADGWLTFGRSCFFVSTYRLNWEDSQRNCSSRGGNLAIISSPEIQNYLTQTGNGLYWMGLRQRGRTWSWVNNSALKKSYWADATSSGDCGILDSEKPLEKNWIKASCRATTYFICQLMS, translated from the exons ATGTACATCAAATTCTGTCGCAGTTATGGCGAGGATAAAAAAGACGAAGCCAAAGAAAATTTATCTTCTGAGTCCGCCTTATCTGTTGAACTGCAGGGGGAGAAAG GGAAACAGACAGACGGAAATGTACGCCTGTACCGCATTGCGTGTGCTCTCCTCACCCTAATCTGCCTGGTGCTACTGCTGATCATCATCATTCTCTGTATGAAAC CCAAAGCTGGATCAACAGATTGCCCCAAGAGAGTGGAAACCACAGCACCAAGCGGGAGCAGTGTTTCAACTTGCACCTACGAACACTGCCAGGCTCTGTTCCCAAACGTTCAGCTCCAAT ATCTAGGCTGCCGCCAGTGTGCTGACGGATGGCTGACATTTGGACGATCGTGCTTTTTCGTGTCCACCTACAGGCTGAACTGGGAAGATAGCCAAAGGAACTGCAGTTCTAGAGGAGGAAATCTGGCTATCATCTCCAGCCCAGAGATCCAG aaCTATCTGACCCAGACGGGGAACGGGCTGTACTGGATGGGGCTGAGACAGAGAGGTCGCACATGGTCCTGGGTCAACAACTCTGCCCTGAAAAAGAG TTACTGGGCAGATGCTACATCATCAGGAGACTGTGGGATACTCGACAGTGAAAAACCACTTGAGAAGAACTGGATCAAGGCATCCTGCCGAGCCACCACATACTTCATCTGTCAGCTGATGTCCTGA